In the Kitasatospora terrestris genome, one interval contains:
- a CDS encoding SpoIIE family protein phosphatase: MANTERSAEVRELAIRLRRAQRETDRLRGRLATRALTALAVGALAERLHCSPADADRQLAHLAQRAGMSVPALAADLVAALATEPPGPGAPPVVPVAPPSGGWNAPQAPNGGGGDAAVLVGAAGPTEPDGVSGAGGAAAGGEVERDAALAVRVVHDQAGVMLGTTAVVLWAVEESGALRPMAASGLRAAELAGWERVPPGVDTPAQRAVGAAGDAYGPVGPVAATPGRDGAPYRLALPVRRDGLTVGVLELAWPEQPADPTAAELRRLRALTEVCALVLSGEPEPPPAGTPYGDLVEAVLDPAVLLEPLHDAEGEVVDFRLLRFNRRFSDPGGRPPDELEGRTLLDVYPLAGAETVLDVLRRSWSTGRPTVRADLRVTFLTGAAVPTPTTVELAAAPVGGQLLLSWRLPEEQDRQAALLANAQRLARTGGFEEDLDSGETHWNERLYEIHGMPAGSSPMPLAALPAHVHPDDVPAVRRVLSAVLAHRRSASAVFRLVRPDGPARYTRLVAEPVTDDTGRVRAVRGAYQDVSAQHRTELALAATRERLADSEQESADRHRLALRLQQAIMPRVLPPLDRAGLRAAARYRPAAREERVGGDWYDAVLLPDDQVLLVVGDMAGHGVEAATGMVALRNALRGLAVTGAPPGPLLGWLNRAALELGDAATATAVCARYDPRRRELHWARAGHLPPVLIRGGAAEPLAMPHGVLLGADPHAAYEEHVERMEPGDILLLYTDGLVEQRERAVEEPLRELAAHLAAPADDLDVLLDRALARSPADTADDTCLIAIQVLEPVPEP; the protein is encoded by the coding sequence ATGGCGAACACGGAACGGTCCGCGGAGGTGCGGGAGCTGGCGATCCGGCTGCGCCGGGCCCAGCGCGAGACCGACCGGCTGCGCGGACGGCTGGCGACCCGCGCACTCACCGCCCTCGCGGTGGGAGCCCTCGCCGAGCGCCTGCACTGCTCACCCGCCGACGCCGACCGCCAACTCGCCCACCTCGCCCAACGGGCCGGCATGTCCGTCCCCGCCCTCGCCGCCGACCTCGTCGCCGCCCTGGCCACCGAACCCCCGGGCCCGGGCGCCCCTCCCGTCGTCCCGGTCGCACCCCCGTCCGGCGGCTGGAACGCGCCGCAGGCGCCGAACGGCGGAGGCGGCGATGCCGCCGTCCTGGTGGGCGCCGCCGGCCCGACCGAGCCGGACGGCGTGTCCGGGGCGGGCGGGGCCGCCGCGGGCGGGGAGGTGGAGCGGGATGCGGCACTCGCGGTGCGGGTGGTGCACGACCAGGCCGGGGTGATGCTCGGGACGACGGCCGTGGTGCTGTGGGCGGTCGAGGAGAGCGGTGCGCTGCGGCCGATGGCGGCGAGCGGGCTGCGGGCGGCCGAGCTGGCGGGGTGGGAGCGGGTGCCGCCCGGGGTGGACACGCCCGCGCAGCGGGCGGTGGGTGCGGCGGGGGACGCGTACGGCCCGGTCGGGCCGGTCGCGGCGACGCCCGGGCGGGACGGTGCGCCGTACCGGCTGGCGCTCCCGGTTCGGCGGGACGGCCTGACCGTCGGCGTCCTGGAACTCGCGTGGCCCGAGCAGCCCGCCGACCCGACCGCCGCGGAGCTGCGCCGCCTGCGGGCCCTGACCGAGGTCTGCGCGCTGGTGCTGTCCGGCGAGCCCGAGCCGCCCCCTGCCGGCACCCCGTACGGCGACCTGGTGGAGGCGGTGCTGGACCCGGCCGTCCTGCTGGAGCCGTTGCACGACGCGGAGGGCGAGGTGGTGGACTTCCGCCTGCTCCGGTTCAACCGCCGCTTCAGCGACCCGGGCGGTCGCCCGCCGGACGAGCTGGAGGGCCGGACGCTCCTCGACGTGTACCCGCTGGCGGGCGCGGAGACGGTGCTGGACGTGCTGCGCCGCAGCTGGAGCACCGGCCGGCCGACCGTCCGCGCCGACCTGCGCGTCACGTTCCTGACCGGAGCCGCCGTGCCCACCCCGACCACCGTGGAGCTGGCCGCCGCCCCCGTCGGCGGACAGCTGCTGCTGAGCTGGCGCCTGCCGGAGGAGCAGGACCGGCAGGCGGCGCTGCTCGCCAACGCCCAGCGCCTGGCGAGGACCGGCGGGTTCGAGGAGGACCTGGACAGCGGTGAGACCCACTGGAACGAGCGCCTGTACGAGATCCACGGCATGCCGGCGGGCAGTTCGCCGATGCCGCTGGCGGCGCTGCCGGCGCACGTCCACCCGGACGACGTGCCGGCGGTCCGCCGGGTGCTGTCGGCGGTCCTCGCCCACCGGCGGTCCGCGTCGGCGGTGTTCCGGCTGGTCCGCCCGGACGGCCCGGCCCGGTACACCCGGCTGGTCGCCGAGCCCGTCACCGACGACACCGGCCGGGTCCGTGCGGTCCGCGGCGCCTACCAGGACGTCTCCGCCCAGCACCGGACCGAGCTCGCGCTGGCCGCGACCCGCGAGCGCCTCGCCGACAGCGAGCAGGAGTCGGCCGACCGGCACCGGCTGGCGCTGCGGCTGCAGCAGGCGATCATGCCGCGGGTGCTGCCGCCGCTGGACCGGGCCGGGCTGCGGGCCGCCGCCCGCTACCGCCCGGCCGCGCGCGAGGAGCGGGTCGGCGGCGACTGGTACGACGCCGTGCTGCTGCCCGACGACCAGGTGCTGCTGGTGGTCGGCGACATGGCGGGCCACGGAGTGGAGGCCGCGACCGGCATGGTGGCACTGCGCAACGCGCTGCGCGGACTCGCCGTCACCGGCGCCCCGCCGGGGCCGCTGCTGGGCTGGCTCAACCGGGCCGCACTGGAGCTCGGCGACGCCGCCACCGCCACCGCGGTCTGCGCCCGGTACGACCCGCGGCGGCGCGAGCTGCACTGGGCCCGGGCGGGCCACCTGCCGCCGGTGCTGATCCGCGGGGGCGCCGCCGAGCCGCTGGCCATGCCGCACGGGGTGCTGCTGGGCGCCGACCCGCACGCCGCGTACGAGGAGCACGTGGAGCGGATGGAGCCGGGCGACATCCTGCTGCTGTACACCGACGGGCTGGTCGAGCAGCGCGAGCGCGCGGTCGAGGAGCCGCTGCGCGAGCTGGCCGCGCACCTGGCCGCGCCCGCCGACGACCTGGACGTGCTGCTCGACCGGGCGCTGGCCCGCAGCCCGGCCGACACCGCCGACGACACCTGCCTGATCGCGATCCAGGTGCTGGAGCCGGTTCCGGAGCCGTGA
- a CDS encoding glycosyltransferase family 4 protein gives MRIAIVAGEPGPAEGQAPDRLAALAQALTGRGHRVELATRASPARLAERTADRVADLPLPHVPVTALYAGRPDAVETGAVLRSTPAWADALAACWLADPPAVVHACGPDAALAALSAARRVPDLPVVVERATDLPGTPDHSPDSATRLRLLRSLLAREADLLVARTRWEAALLRRLGAAYHRVAVVPLPVDVSRFAPTALLGEGNGPPHLLNLDGGRSPEAVPLLAAALRRLPGLVLTVVGGPRTASRGQLRRLPETAHRKVPGLLAAADVLVAVPSRAAGGAAVLEAMACAVPVVAVENGPVSELVVDGVTGLLVPPGRPALLAGTLRDLLSDPASAQALGIAGADRVRALHTWPLAAEHLDALYPAVHPVA, from the coding sequence GTGCGGATCGCGATCGTGGCGGGCGAACCCGGACCGGCCGAGGGCCAGGCCCCGGACCGCCTCGCCGCGCTCGCCCAGGCCCTGACCGGACGCGGGCACCGGGTCGAGCTGGCCACCCGGGCGTCCCCCGCCCGGCTCGCCGAACGCACCGCCGACCGGGTCGCCGACCTGCCGCTGCCGCACGTGCCGGTGACCGCGCTCTACGCCGGACGGCCCGACGCCGTCGAGACCGGCGCCGTCCTGCGCTCCACCCCCGCCTGGGCGGACGCGCTCGCCGCCTGCTGGCTCGCCGACCCGCCGGCCGTCGTGCACGCCTGCGGCCCCGACGCGGCGCTCGCCGCGCTCTCCGCCGCCCGGCGCGTCCCCGACCTGCCGGTGGTCGTGGAACGCGCCACCGACCTGCCCGGCACGCCCGACCACAGCCCCGACTCCGCGACCCGGCTCCGCCTGCTGCGCAGCCTGCTCGCCCGTGAGGCGGACCTGCTGGTCGCCCGCACCCGCTGGGAGGCCGCCCTGCTGCGCCGCCTCGGCGCGGCCTACCACCGGGTCGCGGTCGTACCGCTGCCGGTCGACGTCTCGCGCTTCGCCCCCACCGCCCTGCTCGGCGAGGGCAACGGCCCTCCGCACCTGCTCAACCTGGACGGCGGGCGCTCCCCCGAGGCCGTGCCCCTGCTGGCCGCCGCGCTGCGCCGGCTGCCCGGTCTGGTACTCACCGTCGTGGGCGGGCCGCGCACCGCCTCCCGGGGGCAGCTGCGGCGGCTCCCGGAGACCGCGCACCGCAAGGTCCCCGGGCTGCTCGCGGCGGCCGACGTCCTGGTCGCGGTCCCCTCCCGGGCGGCCGGTGGCGCGGCGGTGCTGGAGGCGATGGCCTGCGCGGTGCCGGTGGTCGCGGTCGAGAACGGTCCGGTCAGCGAGCTCGTCGTCGACGGCGTCACGGGGCTCCTGGTCCCGCCCGGCCGCCCCGCCCTGCTCGCCGGCACGCTCCGCGACCTGCTCTCCGACCCGGCGTCCGCCCAGGCCCTCGGCATCGCCGGCGCCGACCGCGTCCGCGCCCTCCACACCTGGCCCCTCGCCGCCGAGCACCTCGACGCGCTCTACCCCGCCGTCCACCCGGTCGCCTGA
- a CDS encoding SsgA family sporulation/cell division regulator, with product MNVRRPDHWLDLELLAVTCPGLSIPVAARLRYYRADPYAVHLDCHVDLDEPITWVFAREILTEGLNTWAGTGDVSVFPTICAEREEILIALSVPGSTCALRAPAAHVRTFLQGTCTVVPYGSETDHLDLDALTAHLLGVRDGRSVPRRPRPLR from the coding sequence ATGAACGTCCGCCGCCCCGACCACTGGCTGGACCTCGAACTGCTGGCCGTCACCTGCCCCGGCCTCAGCATCCCCGTCGCCGCCCGACTGCGGTACTACCGGGCGGACCCGTACGCCGTGCACCTCGACTGCCACGTCGACCTGGACGAGCCCATCACCTGGGTGTTCGCCCGGGAGATCCTCACCGAGGGGCTCAACACCTGGGCCGGCACCGGCGACGTCTCGGTCTTCCCGACGATCTGCGCCGAACGGGAGGAGATCCTGATCGCGCTGAGCGTCCCCGGCAGCACCTGCGCGCTGCGGGCCCCCGCCGCGCACGTCCGGACCTTCCTGCAGGGCACCTGCACGGTCGTCCCGTACGGGTCGGAGACCGACCACCTCGACCTGGACGCGCTGACCGCGCACCTGCTCGGCGTCAGAGACGGACGGTCAGTTCCACGGCGACCTCGTCCCCTGCGGTGA
- a CDS encoding ATP-binding protein, translating to MDGTGAAGEDGTHGPRGDGTGTGGESRRLLLAGRQGAVARSRAFTREVLEDWGWLPAGAPDGPAAGAEQWMAGEDVLLMTSELVTNACLHADGPYELELRRRGPVLRVEVVDRTERPPVLRTGPAAAPGGHGLRVVDRLAVAWGSEARGAGKAVWLETVRPVR from the coding sequence GTGGACGGCACCGGCGCGGCGGGCGAGGACGGGACGCACGGGCCCCGCGGGGACGGGACGGGCACCGGCGGGGAGAGCCGGCGGCTGCTGCTGGCCGGACGGCAGGGCGCGGTGGCCCGGAGCCGGGCGTTCACCCGGGAGGTCCTGGAGGACTGGGGCTGGTTGCCCGCCGGAGCACCCGACGGGCCCGCGGCCGGAGCGGAGCAGTGGATGGCCGGTGAGGACGTCCTGCTGATGACCAGCGAGCTGGTGACCAATGCCTGCCTGCACGCCGACGGCCCGTACGAGCTGGAGCTGCGCCGCAGGGGGCCGGTGCTGCGGGTGGAGGTGGTGGACCGCACCGAGCGGCCGCCGGTGCTGCGGACCGGCCCGGCGGCGGCGCCCGGCGGGCACGGGCTGCGGGTGGTGGACCGGCTCGCGGTGGCGTGGGGCAGCGAGGCCAGGGGCGCGGGCAAGGCGGTGTGGCTGGAGACGGTCCGCCCGGTCCGGTGA
- a CDS encoding STAS domain-containing protein, which yields MDAPRPELAVTVQVHPRVTVVRPEGELDHDTVGPLREALDTALADGARRLVVDCSGLAFCDSTGLNLLLRTRLAVRDRGGAVELAAPGPVVARILEVTGADELFTVHPGMAEALAADGEGE from the coding sequence ATGGATGCGCCCCGTCCGGAACTCGCCGTGACCGTCCAGGTCCATCCGCGGGTCACCGTGGTCCGCCCCGAGGGCGAACTGGACCACGACACGGTCGGCCCGCTGCGCGAAGCCCTGGACACGGCGCTCGCGGACGGCGCCCGGCGCCTGGTGGTCGACTGCTCGGGCCTCGCGTTCTGCGACTCGACCGGCCTGAACCTGCTGCTGCGCACCCGCCTCGCGGTGCGGGACCGCGGTGGCGCGGTGGAGCTCGCCGCGCCCGGCCCGGTGGTCGCGCGGATCCTCGAGGTGACCGGCGCGGACGAGCTGTTCACCGTCCACCCGGGGATGGCCGAGGCGCTGGCCGCCGACGGCGAGGGCGAGTGA
- a CDS encoding DUF1905 domain-containing protein, protein MDVVFTGEVVEWRGPAPYFFVPVPDAQCADIREVAATASYGWGVVPVAARIGGVAFETSLFPKDGGYLLPLKKAVRGPQDLTAGDEVAVELTVRL, encoded by the coding sequence ATGGACGTCGTCTTCACCGGAGAGGTCGTCGAGTGGCGCGGCCCCGCCCCGTACTTCTTCGTCCCGGTGCCGGACGCGCAGTGCGCCGACATCCGCGAGGTCGCGGCGACGGCCAGCTACGGCTGGGGCGTGGTCCCGGTGGCTGCCCGGATCGGCGGGGTCGCGTTCGAGACCTCGCTGTTCCCGAAGGACGGCGGGTACCTGCTGCCGTTGAAGAAGGCGGTGCGGGGGCCCCAGGATCTCACCGCAGGGGACGAGGTCGCCGTGGAACTGACCGTCCGTCTCTGA
- a CDS encoding HAMP domain-containing protein, whose translation MDEPADTEKPPAEGGPADAVPEDGLRQLLAGLTAVRDGDFGLRLPPGPGLLGETAAVFNDMADRLSRVNEEVTRVAREVGTEGRLGGQAKVPQAVGAWRELTDSVNAMAGNLTTQVRNIAQVATAVARGDLTQKIEVDARGEILALKSTLNTMVDQLSSFAAEVTRVAREVGTEGNLGGQAAVQGVSGTWKDLTENVNVMADNLTGQVRSISQVATAVARGDLSQRITVEAKGEVAALAGALNAMVDTLSVFADEVTRVAREVGTEGILGGQARVRGVAGTWKDLTENVNFMAHNLTSQVRNIAQVTTAVANGDLTRKIDVDARGEILELKTTINTMVDQLSSFAAEVTRVAREVGSEGRLGGQAEVEGVSGTWKRLTENVNELAGNLTRQVRAIAEVTSAVAEGDLTRSITVDASGEVADLKDNINAMVGSLRDTTTANQEQDWLKTNLARLTVLIQGHRELAAVAELITDELCPLLGAQYGAFYLAEETPEGTELAPMSSYGGGRGGGRRFRLGEALVGQAARGHRTIAVTELPEGYAEIGSGLGAAAPRELIVQPIVVEDQLLGVLEIATLHRFGPLHRDFLDRFARDLGTNLSTLLANARTDELLEESQRLTAELQARSEQLQAGQGELRRSNAELAEKAEQLARQNRDIEAKNLEIEQARRELEERARQLTTASMYKSEFLANMSHELRTPLNSLLILAQLLAQNPNGNLTPKQVEYAEVIRSAGSDLLQLINDILDLSKVEAGKMDVNVEPFALRELLEYVENTFGPLAGQKNLEFEVVTAPGVPEELLTDQARLRQILRNLLSNAVKFTDRGAVRLSIEPAGDDLPEDLRRGAVAFRIRDTGIGIAEQHLESIFGAFRQADGTTGRRYGGTGLGLSISRELAHLLGGTITAESVAGEGSCFTLVLPVGGRSEAPVAVPAPTGPHHVLVVEADPPGLLTLLARSGTAGREPAVEVGAVGAPDAAPAVLGEAAYRCVVVDLSLPGDAVRRLLDTVSGVAVLGYAGGLADLAQYGANERIQVVSGLDELRERIVRVLDARAPDGEEDAVHRGSGEGAGERTEQSGAEPAPRRPASVLDGRTVLVVDDDARNVFAITGVLEPLGARVLHAANGREGLARLREHPDVGLILMDIMMPELDGYQAMAAIRETAQYSAVPIIAVTAKAMPGDRAKSLAAGANDHITKPVDADYLIGRIRHWLS comes from the coding sequence GTGGACGAGCCTGCCGACACCGAGAAGCCGCCCGCCGAGGGCGGGCCCGCCGATGCCGTCCCCGAGGACGGCCTGCGGCAGCTGCTCGCCGGGCTGACCGCCGTCCGGGACGGCGACTTCGGCCTGCGCCTGCCGCCCGGCCCGGGCCTGCTGGGGGAGACCGCCGCCGTCTTCAACGACATGGCGGACCGGCTCTCGCGGGTCAACGAGGAGGTCACCCGGGTGGCCCGGGAGGTCGGCACCGAGGGACGGCTCGGCGGGCAGGCGAAGGTCCCGCAGGCGGTCGGCGCGTGGCGGGAGCTGACCGACTCGGTGAACGCCATGGCGGGCAACCTGACCACCCAGGTGCGCAACATCGCGCAGGTCGCGACCGCGGTGGCCCGCGGCGACCTCACGCAGAAGATCGAGGTGGACGCGCGCGGTGAGATCCTGGCGCTGAAGTCCACCCTGAACACCATGGTCGACCAGCTGTCCTCGTTCGCCGCCGAGGTCACCCGCGTCGCCCGCGAGGTCGGCACCGAGGGCAACCTGGGCGGTCAGGCCGCCGTCCAGGGCGTGTCGGGGACGTGGAAGGACCTCACCGAGAACGTCAACGTGATGGCCGACAACCTGACCGGCCAGGTCCGCTCGATCTCCCAGGTGGCGACCGCGGTGGCCCGCGGCGACCTGTCGCAGCGGATCACCGTGGAGGCCAAGGGCGAGGTCGCCGCGCTCGCCGGGGCGCTGAACGCCATGGTCGACACGCTCTCGGTGTTCGCGGACGAGGTGACCCGGGTGGCCCGCGAGGTCGGCACCGAGGGCATCCTCGGCGGCCAGGCCCGGGTGCGCGGAGTGGCGGGCACCTGGAAGGACCTCACCGAGAACGTCAACTTCATGGCGCACAACCTGACCAGTCAGGTGCGCAACATCGCCCAGGTCACCACGGCGGTCGCCAACGGCGACCTGACCCGCAAGATCGACGTCGACGCGCGGGGCGAGATCCTGGAGCTGAAGACCACCATCAACACCATGGTCGACCAGCTGTCCTCGTTCGCCGCCGAGGTGACCCGGGTGGCCCGCGAGGTCGGCAGCGAGGGGCGCCTCGGCGGTCAGGCCGAGGTCGAGGGCGTCTCCGGCACCTGGAAGCGCCTCACCGAGAATGTCAACGAACTCGCGGGCAACCTGACCCGCCAGGTCCGCGCCATCGCCGAGGTGACCAGCGCCGTCGCCGAGGGCGACCTGACCCGGTCGATCACCGTGGACGCCTCCGGCGAGGTCGCCGACCTCAAGGACAACATCAACGCCATGGTCGGCTCGCTGCGCGACACCACCACCGCCAACCAGGAACAGGACTGGCTGAAGACCAACCTGGCCCGGCTCACCGTCCTCATCCAGGGCCACCGCGAACTCGCCGCCGTCGCCGAACTGATCACCGACGAGCTGTGCCCGCTGCTCGGCGCCCAGTACGGCGCCTTCTACCTCGCCGAGGAGACCCCGGAGGGCACCGAACTCGCCCCGATGAGCAGCTACGGCGGCGGGCGCGGCGGCGGACGGCGGTTCCGCCTCGGCGAAGCCCTGGTCGGGCAGGCCGCCCGCGGCCACCGCACCATCGCGGTCACCGAACTCCCGGAAGGCTACGCCGAGATCGGATCCGGACTGGGAGCCGCGGCCCCCCGCGAGCTGATCGTGCAGCCGATCGTCGTCGAGGACCAGCTGCTCGGCGTCCTGGAGATCGCCACCCTGCACCGGTTCGGACCGCTGCACCGCGACTTCCTCGACCGCTTCGCCCGCGACCTCGGCACCAACCTCTCCACCCTGCTGGCCAACGCCCGCACCGACGAACTGCTGGAGGAGTCCCAGCGCCTCACCGCCGAACTCCAGGCCCGCAGCGAACAGTTGCAGGCCGGTCAGGGCGAACTGCGCCGCTCCAACGCCGAACTCGCCGAGAAGGCCGAGCAACTCGCCCGGCAGAACCGGGACATCGAGGCGAAGAACCTGGAGATCGAGCAGGCGCGGCGCGAACTGGAGGAACGGGCGCGGCAGCTCACCACCGCCTCCATGTACAAGTCCGAGTTCCTCGCCAACATGAGCCACGAGCTGCGCACCCCGCTCAACAGCCTGCTCATCCTCGCCCAGCTGCTCGCCCAGAACCCCAACGGCAACCTGACCCCCAAACAGGTCGAGTACGCCGAGGTGATCCGCTCCGCCGGATCCGACCTGCTGCAGCTGATCAACGACATCCTCGACCTCTCCAAGGTCGAGGCCGGCAAGATGGACGTCAACGTCGAACCGTTCGCGCTGCGCGAGCTCCTGGAGTACGTCGAGAACACCTTCGGCCCGCTCGCCGGGCAGAAGAACCTCGAGTTCGAGGTCGTCACCGCACCCGGCGTGCCCGAGGAACTGCTCACCGACCAGGCCCGGCTGCGGCAGATCCTGCGCAACCTGCTCTCCAACGCCGTCAAGTTCACCGACCGGGGTGCCGTCCGGCTGTCGATCGAACCCGCCGGCGACGACCTGCCCGAGGACCTGCGACGCGGCGCCGTCGCGTTCCGGATCCGCGACACCGGCATCGGCATCGCCGAACAGCACCTGGAGAGCATCTTCGGCGCCTTCCGACAGGCCGACGGCACCACCGGACGCCGCTACGGCGGCACCGGCCTCGGACTGTCCATCAGCCGCGAACTCGCCCACCTGCTCGGCGGCACCATCACCGCCGAGTCGGTCGCCGGGGAAGGCAGCTGCTTCACCCTGGTGCTGCCCGTCGGCGGGCGGTCCGAGGCACCGGTCGCCGTCCCCGCGCCGACCGGACCGCACCACGTCCTCGTCGTCGAGGCCGACCCGCCCGGACTGCTCACCCTGCTCGCCCGCAGCGGCACCGCCGGACGCGAACCCGCCGTCGAGGTCGGCGCCGTCGGCGCACCCGACGCCGCACCCGCCGTGCTCGGCGAAGCGGCGTACCGGTGCGTGGTGGTCGACCTGTCCCTGCCCGGCGACGCGGTGCGGCGGCTGCTCGACACGGTCAGCGGCGTCGCCGTCCTCGGCTACGCGGGCGGACTCGCCGACCTGGCGCAGTACGGCGCCAACGAGCGGATCCAGGTCGTCTCCGGGCTGGACGAGCTGCGCGAGCGGATCGTCCGCGTCCTCGACGCGCGCGCACCGGACGGCGAGGAGGACGCCGTCCACAGGGGCTCGGGCGAGGGCGCGGGGGAGCGGACGGAGCAGAGCGGCGCCGAGCCGGCGCCGCGGCGCCCCGCCTCGGTGCTCGACGGGCGGACGGTGCTCGTGGTCGACGACGACGCGCGGAACGTCTTCGCCATCACCGGAGTCCTCGAACCGCTCGGCGCCCGCGTCCTGCACGCCGCCAACGGGCGGGAAGGCCTGGCCCGGCTCCGCGAGCACCCCGACGTCGGGCTGATCCTGATGGACATCATGATGCCCGAACTCGACGGCTACCAGGCGATGGCCGCGATCCGCGAGACGGCCCAGTACTCCGCCGTCCCGATCATCGCCGTCACCGCCAAGGCCATGCCCGGCGACCGGGCCAAGAGCCTCGCCGCCGGCGCCAACGACCACATCACCAAGCCAGTGGACGCCGACTACCTGATCGGCCGGATCCGCCACTGGCTGAGCTGA
- a CDS encoding alpha/beta hydrolase, with protein MTTGLLPVDGATLHFEQRGTGPLLLISQSGEGDAGRSVDLVDALADDFTVLTYDRRGLSRSLLHDADRAVTLADHADDVHRLLAHVTDRPALMLGCSFGAVIGLHVAAEHGGQLGALIAHEPVAPWLLDAEADAHRDELAHLQDLFTSAGPAAALPAIAASLGIDPASQDTEPGLTPQPMDERRRANFAHFVTAEFTALRTDPGCRDRLAATSTSIVPAAGRTTPATVFDRLAADRLAELVDRGVTFFPGGHNGNTTHPRAWAEQLRRTFLGAGARR; from the coding sequence ATGACCACCGGACTGCTGCCCGTCGACGGCGCCACCCTCCACTTCGAGCAGCGCGGCACCGGCCCGCTGCTGCTGATCTCGCAGAGCGGCGAGGGCGACGCCGGGCGCAGCGTCGACCTGGTCGACGCGCTCGCCGACGACTTCACGGTCCTCACCTACGACCGCCGCGGCCTCTCCCGCAGCCTCCTCCACGACGCCGACCGGGCGGTCACCCTGGCCGACCACGCCGACGACGTGCACCGCCTGCTGGCCCACGTGACGGACCGGCCCGCGCTGATGCTCGGCTGCAGCTTCGGCGCGGTGATCGGTCTGCACGTGGCCGCCGAGCACGGCGGGCAGCTGGGCGCGCTGATCGCCCACGAGCCGGTCGCCCCCTGGCTGCTGGACGCCGAGGCCGACGCCCACCGGGACGAACTCGCCCACCTCCAGGACCTGTTCACCTCCGCGGGGCCGGCCGCCGCCCTCCCGGCGATCGCCGCCTCGCTCGGCATCGACCCGGCCTCGCAGGACACCGAGCCCGGCCTCACCCCGCAACCCATGGACGAGCGGCGGCGCGCCAATTTCGCGCACTTCGTCACCGCGGAGTTCACCGCCCTGCGCACCGACCCGGGCTGCCGCGACCGCCTCGCCGCCACCTCCACCTCGATCGTCCCCGCCGCCGGGCGCACCACCCCCGCCACGGTCTTCGACCGCCTGGCCGCCGACCGGCTGGCCGAGCTCGTCGACCGCGGGGTCACCTTCTTCCCGGGCGGCCACAACGGCAACACCACCCACCCGCGGGCCTGGGCCGAGCAGCTGCGCCGCACCTTCCTCGGCG
- a CDS encoding DUF3224 domain-containing protein — MRASGTFTVKSFVPTGLEQEPAIATGLPVGVARIEKQFEGEVAGRSATLFTAAFDQTTGIGTYVAMESFEGSLNGAEGAFNFVHSATTSGTDRTAEFFTIVPTSGTGALAGITGAGGLAIDEDGTHRMWFDYELGRPGV; from the coding sequence ATGAGAGCTTCTGGAACGTTCACCGTGAAGTCCTTCGTCCCCACCGGGTTGGAGCAGGAGCCGGCGATCGCCACCGGGCTGCCGGTGGGGGTCGCGCGGATCGAGAAGCAGTTCGAGGGGGAGGTGGCGGGCCGGTCCGCCACGCTGTTCACCGCCGCGTTCGACCAGACCACGGGCATCGGCACCTACGTGGCGATGGAGTCCTTCGAGGGCTCGTTGAACGGCGCGGAGGGCGCGTTCAACTTCGTGCACTCCGCGACCACCTCCGGCACCGACCGGACGGCGGAGTTCTTCACCATCGTGCCGACCAGCGGCACCGGCGCGCTGGCCGGGATCACCGGGGCCGGCGGCCTGGCGATCGACGAGGACGGGACGCACCGGATGTGGTTCGACTACGAGCTCGGCCGACCCGGAGTGTGA
- a CDS encoding helix-turn-helix domain-containing protein, whose product MDLALLGRTLMKLGEAAIPTEGIGAHGTSAQSVIIVAADIGAHPGTPVKDIALRTGFPQSKVSTCVARLREAGAVEAAVDPADRRRTLLSPAGEVSPRVAEIRSADVDGVLADVLADPARLEEVKAALRVLAEQLDPGVLARLGG is encoded by the coding sequence ATGGACCTGGCCCTGCTGGGCCGCACCCTGATGAAGCTCGGCGAGGCCGCCATCCCCACCGAGGGGATCGGCGCCCACGGCACGAGCGCCCAGTCGGTGATCATCGTGGCGGCCGACATCGGGGCCCACCCCGGGACGCCGGTGAAGGACATCGCCCTGCGCACCGGCTTCCCGCAGAGCAAGGTCTCCACCTGCGTCGCCCGCCTGCGCGAGGCCGGCGCGGTCGAGGCCGCCGTCGACCCCGCCGACCGCCGCCGCACCCTGCTCAGCCCCGCCGGGGAGGTCTCCCCGCGGGTCGCCGAGATCCGCTCGGCCGACGTCGACGGCGTCCTCGCGGACGTCCTGGCCGACCCCGCCCGGCTGGAGGAGGTGAAGGCGGCGCTGCGCGTCCTGGCCGAGCAGCTCGACCCCGGCGTGCTGGCCCGGCTCGGCGGTTGA